The region CAGAcacacaggcaggcaggcaggccccaCCTGGAGCTCAAGGGGTACCTGGAGAAGGCCCAGCTGTCCTTACCCCCTCATGTCCCAGACAGCCTTGAGCCAGGCTTTCTCTGTCTAGCCTTTCAGGGATGCAATGTCTAGGAGtttctggaccactcagagaccCAGAATTTCTTCTCTCCCCCTCAAAAGTGTTTCCAGAAGGTACTGCCTTCTGGGGCTAAAGCCTGGCCTGAAAGCCTCATCTGGAAAGTCCTGAAGTCCAGGGTATTTGGGAACAAGTCCTAGAGATCAGGGCTCAGTCTTCGACCATGACAATAGCTGAGTCTCAGTTCAGGGTCAGCATTCAGTTTGGGACCAGATTCAGGACTCTGTGACTAGCATCAGGTTCAGCCTGATACTAGAATCAGGGCATGGTGCGTGGATCAAGGTCAGGGCTCAGCCTGTGACCGAATAAGAGCTTACTGTTTGTCCACAATTAAGGCTTAGCCTGTACCAGGTCGGGGTGCAATCTTTGATACAGGTCAGCATTGATCAGGATCAGTGTTCACTGTGTGGAGCAGTCAGGATCAAGGCTCACAGTGTGATCAGGGTCAAGTTCAGGTCAGGACCTCTTATGGACCTGGGCAGGGGCTCAGTCGAAGGTCAGAGTGAGGACTCGGTCTAGGACCAGACCCAGGACTTAGCTGTGTCCTTGATAAAGCATAAATCTGTGTCCAGTATCTGGCCTCCCTCTGTGATAAGGTCAGAATCCAGAGTTGGAGATGTCACTTAGCAAATCTGGGTGACTTAACACCCACTTCTTCATGCACACCGAACTCCCTGCTCTCCATCTCCTCAGGCCTGGCCcctcagaaaaggaaatggggGAAGTTGTGCAGTCTGGCGGGACTGTCACCTCTATCCCCTGTCGTGTGCCCAGGGTGCCCTCTGGTGGCACTCCCTAGCAGTGCTGTTTTCCTCAGTCAGCCCGCCTATCTGGCCACCACTTACTTAAGGGAGCCTGGCCCTCAGGTGCATCCATCAGTGTCTATCCAGGCAGCTCTATATTCCAGCCTCACTCCACCTCCTCACAATGCAGAAAATAGGAACTGTCCAGGGGAATCCCCACACACATAAGcacttttctcccttcctgtTCAGAATTGGGTATCTTGATAATTCGCTATTGCAGGAGGCCCAGAATCTTAGCTGTGTGATAACATTCACAGCTTTTTACTCATTCAGTTGTTTGACAGATATTTATCAGGCATCTGCCTCGTGCCAGGCGGGCACTGAGTGCATAGCTGTCAACAAGCCAGCAGTCCCAACCTCTTGGAGCTCCCCTTCTACCCCCTTCTCCCTAATTCCCAACTCCTAGGGCACAGACCTCACTGGAAAGGCACTGGCAGAAGGTGAGATTCAGAACTGGGCAACTTCAAGTCCCTGCTCTGCCCTAGAGTCAGAGGCTGGACTACTCGAGGTTCTGGTCCCGTCTTCACCTCCCTTCGCCCACATCATCAGGATGCATGGCTTCACCACCACCCACAGgttaatttcttcatctgcatCACCGGGGCTCTCCATCTGGAACTCGGGGGTGTGGCTCCAGCTCCTATGGGACAGCTCCACTGGGTAAGCTGACCTTCCATGTGGCCATAGCCCTTGCTTTGTCGTCCACCATAGGCCCAGCTGTGCAAACCACAATTCTAGCACTTCCTCCCAGATTCCTCTCTCTTACTCCCGTAAATACTGACAGGGAGACCTCAAAAATGGGTGGAGGATCTGCGCAGCTCACAGCCACCACCAGCATTTTCCACTGCAGTGAGCTTCTAACCCGGCCCCTCTTCTCCCTCAGGTCCCTCAACACTCTGTTTTCCACACAGCAGGCAGAGCGAGTGGTGAAGTCATAAATCACATCATGTCATGTCCCTGTTTAAAACCCACCTGTGGTTCCATCTCACAGAGATTAAAACCCCAGCTCCTCGCCTTGGCTGCCTAGCTTTATAGGAGCAGAGCAacaaccccctccccaccttctccaGCTTCATCTCCCACCCTTGTCTCCACATCCCTTCTTTCTTGGTCTGACACATGGGGGCCAAGTTTATTCTCACCTTAGGGTTGCACCGGCCATTTCCTGAGCTTGAAATGTTCTTGCTCTAGACTTCCGTGTGGCTTTCAGAGCTCAACTTAAATGTTACCTCTCAGAGGAGTCCTCTCCAGCCATCCAAGTCCCTCTGTCGCTTCTTCCTATTGTGATTTGCTGCACAGCACTATCCACTAGCTAATGTTTTTAGTCTTGTGTgcttatgtatttattctttaatttcccCCTAAGTAGAACGTGAactcccccagagcttgctcaccaAGCTATGGGTCCATAGtgtgtacgtgctaagtcacttcagtcatgtccaactctatgaccctggctcctctgtctgtgggattctccaggcaagaatgctggagtgggttgccatacacttctccaggggatcttcctgacccaggggagaTGTAagatgtctcttacatctcctgcattggcaggcagattctttaacactagcgccacctgggaagcccatgggtcCATAGTAAGACTCAGGAGTTATTTGCTGAattaattagtaaaaaaaaaaaaaaaaaaaggtcctaaGTGGCTGCCTTCATTTCTTCTagtgggagggaagggagaggatctGAGTTTTCGGCCCTTAGTGGGCTCCTCTGGCTTGGCCAGCAGTGGTTCTCTCTGTGGGCAGGAGAGGGGCTGTGCATTCATCCTAGGACCCCTGGGAAGCGTCCCTTTGGGAGATGCCGGTCCCTGCTCAGATTCCTCAGTGCCTGCGAAGCAGCACTAGGGCCTATCTTTACTAGTAATGGTATCAAACACATATGGTACTGATTACGTACAAAACCTTAACCTACTACAATGCTAAAATATATTATTCCCACAATAAGGTCAGGGAGCTTGCTGTCTCTGTACTGTCAGAATCGCCTTTTCTCCTTCCGCAGAAACACGTGCCCTACTGCCCTTCGCCTGGCGCCCTTCTCTGCCTTCAGGGCCTGGAACTTGACCCTTCTGAGGGCCATGCAGGGGTGTGTCTCCTTGGTGGACATACTGCCCCAGAGGGCCCTGAAAAGATATCAGGGGAGGAGTCCCGGGGTGCAGCAGGCCTGGAGAGACACTGGGGGGTTTTGGTATAGGGCTGGCTGATTGGAGAGTGGGTCCTGGGGTGTGCAGATATCTCCTGGTGtgcctggggaaggggaggaggtgcAGATGGGACAAAGCACGACCTTCCCTTGGGTGTGGCAATGGAAGGGAGACTCTCCAGGAGCCAGAGCCCTCCTCTGAGGCCACCCTCCTCCCGCTCTGTTATCATAGACCTGTGGCCCGCTGCTCTGAAACTTAGCATGTGAACCTTACCTGCTCTGAACCTTAACCTCACCCTTGTCTTCAGCAGCCAGGCTCCCATACAGGATCAGGAAGTCTTCCTGTAGAAGAGGAAGAAGCCCTGATGGTGTAATTCCAGGCCTCCACCagcaggagggagggcagggcctggCATTTCAGGGCTAGAATCTTGAGTGCCTCTTCCTaagaaggtggcaggagaagggtgGGCCAAACCACACCCGAAGGTGGTATCAGCAGTGGCCCCACTCACCTCTCACTCTCCCAAGGCAGCAGGTGGAGTCTGAGGCTGCCAGTGAACCAGAAGAGACAGGCCTGGAGCTGGGGAGGTGGtcttcctcacacacacacacacacacacacacacacacacacacacacacacacacacacactcactcttaGGTGGGAGGAAGTGCTCTGAGAAGGCGTTATCAGTTCCAGGGGTAGATGATTCAGTTTAGGACCATCAGCCCACGCTAATGAACAGAGATGATCTGCTCAGCACCGACTGAGAGGGAGTTGCTCTTCTCTGGGTTCATGAGAGGGGAGTCAGCAGGAGAGGCCGAGGCAGCAAGGAGGTCAAGAGGAAGAGAGCAAAGCCCCAGGGCTGGTGGGAAGTGCCTAGGTGGGGGCAGAAGAGCAGCAGAGCCAAGTctggaaagagaaagggaggctGATGAGGCCAAGGGTGGCTGGGCAGGGAGTCATGGCCAGTGAGAGATGGTGGGCCACTGTTTGCCACCATCACTGGGCACTGCTTGCCTGGGTCCCTGCAGTGAGAGAGGGGCTGGCCCAGAGTTGCAGggtcttcctccccacccccagccctcttGTTTCTCTTGCAAGGCAGCCTGCATTCCTACGCAAGATGCTCTCACACACCTAGACAGCTCAGACTCGGCAAGCCCAGCAGAGGCCACGAGAAAGGTGTAAGCTTTACaagacctgggaagcccttcttcccTCACCATCTCTGCTGGGTGACCCAGCCCTCAACAACAcctgcctacacacacacatacacacacacacacacacatgtgcgtaCGCTCCCACGTAGGTGTGATGTCAGACAATGCCACCTAAAATACTCCCACGCTCCCCATCTCATCCACATAGCCAGGCCGTCTCACCCACAGTCACACTTATATATTCATCCAGCGCCCACCCCCCTCAATCTGACACTCTGCTTCCACAGCTGTTCACAGGTACACACAATCTCAGACAGTCTTTTGTTCACAGTCACACACTTCTGGGGCTCTCTTCTAGTTCTCCAAGAGGAGCTGGTGCTGAGATGATGAAGCACCAGGCACTGGCTGGGAGGACTGAAGACTCCAGGGTTCAGGATCAGAGGTCTTGCCGTCAGGACTTGACTCCAAAGGTGCTTTATTAAGGAGCAGAGTGAGGCATAGCGGGAATGCACAGTGAGGTTCAGGTGGAGAACTTCAGGGTGGCAGGAGCCTCCTCACCACTCCTCCCTATCTCCCCCAGCCCACCCTGCTCTGTGTTTGTAGATCAGCTcactcaggctcctctttccatggaattctccaggcaagaatactggagtgggtagccagtcccttctccagggaatcttacctacccaaggatagaacctgggtctctcgcattgcagggttctttaccgtctgtgcCACCAGCAGAAAGGATGGGAGTATGCTCAACCCAGCTCTACCTTATGGATGATCTGGCTCAAATAAGATCCTCCCTGGCATCAATCCCAAAGGGTCAGGTTGGGGTAGAGACAAGGAGGTCAGGGAGGGGCGGGAAGGGAGCTCAAAGCCTTTCACAGCAGGCGGGCACAGGAGACAACCCAGGCTGAGACTGGTTGTGTCTCCCcacttcctcccacccctccagggcCTTGCTGAGTTAACCGCCTCAGAGTGGCTCTGTTCACAGTACCCACATGCCATGGGTGGCGGGTCGGGCGTGGGGACGGTGCAGCAGCCCagttccgggatgtctggctgctgctgctgctgctaagtcgcttcagtcgtgtccgactctgtgcgaccccagagacggcagcccaccaggctccccagtccctgggattctccaggaagaacactggagtgggttgccatgtccttctccaatgcatgaaagtgaaaagtgaaagggaagtcgctccatcgtgtccgacttttcgcgaccccatggaccgcagcctaccaggctcctctgtccatgggattttccaggcaagagtattggagtggggtgccatcgccggGACGTCTGGAGAGTGAGGTAAACTAGAACCCAGCGGACCGCACCCAAAGGGCCAAGGCATTGCTCCCTCCTTTGAGGGCTGTCGGTGCGGTGCCGGGCACTGTCATCacattcccctccccaccccgcccccggaAGTTCCAGAGATGGGACAGAAGAGGCCACCTGTGCCCAGCCCCGGACCCATAggaaaaattcctttttcttgtctttcGCCTCCTCCCTGTGTTTTCTTCAATGGCACTGATGGGAGGGAACCGGGACAGTGGAAGTCAGGGCCGGGAACCCAGTTCACTAGGGGGCGACGCGCTCCCGGGGCAGGTCGAGCCGGACCCCGTCGGCGCGCGGCGCGTAGACTGCAGCGGGCGCGGGGGCGTCCAGGGCGAAGGGCCCGGGGCCCGGGCTGGAGCGGCCGGACGACGCGTCCGAGGCGGCGGGGCTCAGCTGCACGGCCGTGGTGTCCTGCGCCGTGCGCTCGCTGCTCTCCATCTCCAGCGCCacgcgcccgccgccgccgccgccctggCCGGGACTCCCAGCGCCCGCCGAGCGCGAACGGGGCGCGCGGCCGCGGCGGCGGCTACACACACAGCAGGCCGCGAAGAAGCCGAGCGCCAGCACGAGCAGCGCCGGCCCCACGACGAGGGGCGCGTTGTGTCCGGGGACGAAGGAGGCGAAGGCGCCCACCAGCGTCACGTTCACGCCCGCCAGCAGCAAGCACAGGCCGCAGGCGCAGAACAGCGCCGGGGACGCCGGGCCGGGCAGCCGGTCCTGAGCGCGGCCCGCGGGCGCCCGGGCCGGGGGCCCCTGGCTCTTCTCTGGGGGCGGCATCGACCTGGGGACTCCGGGCACTCTCAGTTTCCTCCTGCCGCCGGCCGCGGCCAGCCCACATGTCAGGGCTCAGCTCACAGTCGTCCTGTGGGCAGAGAGCAACGGAGAGGTCAGCTGGGCATCTGGGCTTTCCACCCCACCCTCGGTTCTGTGGCTCTGTTCAGTGCCTGGGAGCGCAGAGGTCATGCCATCTTGGCTagcccctgcctctgcctctgtgagacttttttttttttttttttttgccgcacCTCGACGGCATGGGgagcttccctgaccagggctccggccccttgcagtggaagccaggagtcttaacctctggattgCCAGGCAAGTTCCCGCCTCTGCCTCTGGGAAGCAACAGCTCATCCCACATGGGAAGAGTGGCTTCTTCACCGTGTCCTTGGATTTCCTCGTGGCAGATCTTGctatcttctctccctccccactccctcttgTCCTCCAGACAGACACAGACGGtccacctcccctcctccaggcagccttctTGGGCTAATTAAgtgagtgctgtgcttagtccctcagttgtgtccaactctttgcgacaccatggactgttgcctacaggctcccctgtccatggggattctccaggcaagaatactggagtgggttgtcttgccctcctccaggggaatctttccaacccagggatcgaacccagacctcctgcataGTGGGTGGATTCtctcctgtctgagccaccagggaaacaattaaatgagtaaatagcTATAAAGGGCTCAGCTCAGTGCCTAGGTGCTCATTACCTGATGATCATGATCAGTAGTCTTAATCAGAGGGCAGGGGCAGCTCTTGGGATTTAGACAACTTCCTCCCCTGAGCAATAGAGGCCCTAGAAACCATCTGGTCTAGCCCCAGCTTgtccagaggaagaaactgaagctcagcgAGATCTGTGGATTTACCCAATATCCAAGGCCAGGACCTCGTGACCAGCTGCCTGGCCAGTGAGTGACCTTGTGACAGTGAGGAGCTCCTGAGGTTTCAGTTGGCAAGTGAGAAGGGACAGTCCCCACATGGGTTGGGCTGGAGCAGACCCAAGGCCCCAGGTCCTTCCTAGACTGGACATTCTATTAGATTCCAGTCCTACCCCCATTAGTTCCCCAAGATTATACTGTTGAATCTAGACTTGAAAGCCCAGTCACTGGGTACTAGGATCCCCTTCTAGGTTTTTCTTGTTGTAACTGGTTGTGGAATCTATCATTGGATTCTAGAATTCTGGGAATGCATACAGAAGCTTCAGAGTCTGGGGAATTTAAGACATCTATTTTGAGAATTCTGTTCTATAACATGGAATCACAGGTATTAAGGCCCTTGGAGGATGAGATCATTGCCATGGAGCTgtgctagaactggacatggaacaacagactggttccaaataggaaaaggagtgcgtcaaggctgtatattgtcaccttggaagagttgactcattggaaaagactctgatgctgggagggattgggggcaggaggagaaggggacgacagaggatgagatggctggatggcatcacggactcgatggacgtgagcctgagtgaactccgggagttggtgatggacagggaggcctggcgtgctgcgattcatggggtcgcaaagagtcggacacgactgagcgactgaactgaactgtgctagAATTGTGAAAAAGTGTCAGAAAAGGGTTCTGAGTTGGAGTGGGAGGGGTGTGATCAGAACCATGCTCTGCTGGGATGAGCATGCCGGATGAGTAACAGAGCATGACCTGGACACAGGGCCTCTCTGTGTTTCAGTGTTAACACCTATTattgttggttagttgctaaatcgtgtctgaatcttttgtgaccccatggactatagcctgccaggcttctctgtccatgggattttccaggcaagaatactggagtgggttgccatttccttctccaggggatcttcctgacccaggaatcgaacctgcgtgtctgcattggcaggtgggttctttaccgctgagccaccagggaaagcctgtgagtgaaattgctcagtcgtgtccaactcttcgtgaccccgtggactgtagcctgccaggctcctccgaacatggaattttccaggcaaggatactggagtgggttgccatttccttctccaattcacacCTGTAATTGGGGCTATTATGAGAACCTACATGATGGGATGTGAGGATGATTAAATGCTTTAAGCTAAATCAAGTGCTTAGAACAATGAAGAACATAGTGAGAATTCCATATTAGTCACGTTGTGTAGTGGTGGCTGATAGAGAAGGGGCTCTCAGGCCTCAGATCTGAGGGGTTGGTCATATTGAGTTTGGAATCGGAACAGTTTCCACCCTTCAGGTGGAAGGGCTTTAGGGACAGGCCCTGACAAGGGAGTTGGAGAGAATTTGATGACAGGGTGTACAAAGGTGAGGCCAGTTTGCATTGTCACTCTGGACCCAGGTGGGAATCAGCTTGGCCCAAGCAGGTTAGAAGGCCTGGAGGCCATTTCCAGGTCTGCCCAACCTGGTGACTACAGGGCACCCTTCCCTGGCACCATGCTGGGAAGTGGCATCAGGGAAAGTAGCAGCTTTCCTGGGACTCCAGCCAGAAGCTCCTGGCTGACACACTGCACTGGCAGGAATTCAGAGCCCCCAAAATCCTGGCAAAGAAAGCGTATGTTGACCCTCGAGGGCATCTACCGACCACAGATTCCTCGGGAAGCTCCCTGTTTGCATGAACCATCTGCTGTCTTTAATCTGCAGCTGCTGGTTCTGCCAGGCAGTAGTAGCAGCCGCTGAAGGGGTACAACAATTTACAGTTTGCAAAGCATCTTCACATCCATGACATCACTGAATGATACACTTGCTTGATGCTTATTAACagccacatctttttttttttagcctcttttctttttttttttttaaattttaaaatctttaattcttacatgcgttcccagacATGaccccccctctcacctccctccccacaacatctctctgggtcatccccatgcaccagccccaagcatgctgcaccctacgtcagacatggactggcgattcaattcttacatgatagtatacataacAGCCACATCTTACaactgaggaaatggaggctcagagagggaagtcGATTTGGGTCTAGTGGCTAGACTAAAAGGGAGATCAGAATCAGAGAACATGTGGTCTGGTTCACACAGTAGgtaatcttgtttctttttttttgaccttGGGGTTGATGTGGAGGTAAATCCCAACAGTTTCTTCCTGTTGCCTTCAGGGGGTGCTGTGAGATTCCCAAATTTCACCCCTTCTGCACCTCATCATTTTCTGACATTGTCCTTTCTATGGGAAAGGCTCTGTCTGAGGCTGATGCAGGGAGCCCCTGAGGGAGGGATGGAGTCTAGCCCTTCAGCTCGCCTCACAACAGACTCTTGAAAGCTGACACTGGACAAGGGTAGGGGAGCCTGGGTGGCTAGAGGGCCCAAggctcttgtttcttttcttttacagagAAGACTCTTTATCTTTGGGTTTTGGCAGTTTTACTATGATGTGCCAAGGTGagattttctttatcttctgtgTTCTTCCTGATGCTTCTACAGTCTGCCTTGATTTCTGCCCATTTTGGAAAAATTTCAGCCATtatcttttcctcatttctttctcttctctccttctggaACCCTAATTGTGTACACGTTCACCCATTTGGCATTGTCCCACACGTCTCTAAAACACTACTCTGTATTTTCTAGTATTCCGCCCCCCGCCTCCCCATTCTCTCTGGCTATTAATTCTACTGATCTGTCATCCAGTTCACTAATCCTGTCTTCACCTGGGTCTTCTCTGCTGTAAAATCCATCTATTCAGTTCTTAATTTCAATTGTTACAACTTTCTAGTTCTAGAATTGCCACTTGATTCTATTTCATAAATTCCAGTTTTCTACTAAAAAACTTCCTCTTATGTATTTTCTTGAACGTATTAAACTCTTTGAAGTCCATGTCTGAAAACTCCAACACCTGGCTCTCTTATTTCTATTGTCTGTTTTATCGTTCTTGGTTTTGGGTCATTAAGTGTTATCTCCTGTAATGctagataattttttaattaaatgcccAACATTGTAGAGATAGCTTGAGCCCTGGATAATACTATCTCCTTTTAGAGAAGATTTACTTTTGCTTCTGACAGCTAAAGAAGGGACAGGCCACCTTAACCCAATCTGTTATTGCATTGACTTGGAGCTATGGTTCAGTCTTCCTGAGTCTGGTCTATATCTGTTTAGCCAGTATTCCTAGAAGATAGTCCTTTGGGCTCCCAATTAAAACTGGAGGTGTTTAACAGGGCCTTTCACCTTTTTCGGCTCTAAATCCCAATTGTGACTTCCCAACTCCGTGGTCGCCATTGCCCCCTACAAACCGGAAAATACCttaaggaaaaaagtgaaataaaatattacttctcTTTTCTTCGAGATCTTGGCCCCTCAAGCCCTTACTGCCTTTACCAATTGCCTTGGTAGCTCTCCCATGCCTTTGAACAGATTTCTTAAATGTTTAATCCAGCCTTTTAGTTATCCTCAGTGAGTGAGTTGGTCTGACACAGGCTAGTCtttcttagccataaaaaagtCTAGATGAGAATCTGAAATTAGCATTTTCAAAGCTGACTAAGTTAGCTGTGTTATATTGAGCACTTTTTAATAACatctaatttaattttcacagaaTGCAATTAAGCATTATTGTCATATccccattttatatatgaggaTTTTAAGGTACAGAAAGATTCAAGTTTCCCAAGGCCATGAGTATCAGTGGTGGTGCCAGGATTTGAAAACTGGTGTCCTGATCCCGAAGCACAAGTTCTCAACCCAGTACAGTGCTGGGTTTGCTAAGCGCTTATTGAATGACTGAAGCACAGGGCACAGGCTTTGTAAATTAGCTCCTCTAATTAGCATGACAGCAGTGGACAGGGTGtgttttgtgttaaaaaaaaaaagcaaaaaagcaaaatggctgtctggggaggccttacaaatagctgtgaaaagaagagaggtgaaaagcaaaggagaaaaggaaagatataagcatctgaatgcagagttccaaagaatagcaagaagagataagaaagccttctttagcgatcaatgcaaagaaatagaggaaaacaacagaatgggaaagactagagatctcttcaagaaaattagagataccaagggaacatttcatgcaaagatgggctcgataaaggacagaaatggtctggacctaacagaagcagaagatattaagaagaggtggcaagaatacatggaagaactatacaaaaaagatcttcacaaaccagataatcatgatgatgtgatcactaatctagagccagacatcttggaatgtgaagtcaagtgggccttagaaagcatcactatgaacaaagctagtggaggtgatggaattccagttgagctatttcaaatcctgaaagatgatgctgtgaaagtgctgcactcaatatgccagcaagtttggaaaactcagcagtggccacaggactgaaaaaggtcagttttcattccaattccaaagaaaagcaatgccaaagaatgctcaaactaccgcacaattgcactcatctcacatgctagtaaagtaatgctcaaaattctccaagccagacttcagcaatacatgaaccgtgaactccctgatgttcaagctggttttaaaaaaggcagaggaaccagagatcaaattgccaacatctgctggatcatggaaaaagcaagagagttccagaaaaacatctatttctgctttattgactatgccaaagcctttgactgtgtggatcacaataaactgtggaaaattctgaaagagatgggaataccagaccagctgacctgcctcttgagaaatctgtatgcaggtcaggaagcaacagttagaactggacatggaacaacagattggttccaaataggaaaagaagtacgtcaaggctgtatattgtcaccctgcttatttaacttctatgcagagtacatcatgagaaacgctgggctggaagaaacacaagctggaatcaagattgccgggagaaatatcaataacctcagatatgcagatgacaccacccttatggcagaaagtgaagaggaactaaaaagcctcttgatgaaagtgaaagtggagagtgaaaaagttggcttaaagctcaacgttcagaaaacaaagatcatggcatctggtcccatcacttcatgggaaatagatggggaaacagtagaaacagtgtcagactttattttttggggctccaaaatcactgcagatggtgactgcagccatgaaattaaaagacgcttactccttggaagaaaagttatgaccaacctagatagtatattcaaaagcagagacattactttgctgactaaggtccgtctagtcaaggctatggtttttccagtggtcatgtatggatgtgagagttggagtgtgaagaa is a window of Ovis aries strain OAR_USU_Benz2616 breed Rambouillet chromosome 1, ARS-UI_Ramb_v3.0, whole genome shotgun sequence DNA encoding:
- the TMEM275 gene encoding transmembrane protein 275, whose product is MPPPEKSQGPPARAPAGRAQDRLPGPASPALFCACGLCLLLAGVNVTLVGAFASFVPGHNAPLVVGPALLVLALGFFAACCVCSRRRGRAPRSRSAGAGSPGQGGGGGGRVALEMESSERTAQDTTAVQLSPAASDASSGRSSPGPGPFALDAPAPAAVYAPRADGVRLDLPRERVAP